From Xiphophorus hellerii strain 12219 chromosome 6, Xiphophorus_hellerii-4.1, whole genome shotgun sequence, the proteins below share one genomic window:
- the LOC116722025 gene encoding NAD-dependent protein deacylase sirtuin-5, mitochondrial-like, which translates to MLLKSRAVLSLGLRMCSTHVTAGPVIEPGRPNSDMSEFRKAFAKAKNIAIITGAGVSAESGVPTFRGEHEKWRKWHSQDLASPEAFSRNPSRVWEFYHYRRELVLDKKPSAVHLAIAECEARLKKQGRSVVVITQCQDDLHRQAGSKHVLKVHGSLLETRCMSCGQVTVNKQSPICATLKSKGAPGANVPDAQIPVDKLPRCEERDCHGLLRPNVVFFGETLDSHILTNVEKEIEICDLCLVVGTSSIVYPAAMFGPRVASRGVPVAEFNMNTTPKTEYFMYHFQGPCGTTLPPALAPHESEEL; encoded by the exons ATGCTTCTCAAAAGCCGAGCTGTCCTTTCACTTGGTCTTCGCATGTGCTCCACACATGTGACAGCAGGACCAGTGATTGAACCAGGAAGACCCAATTCAG ACATGTCTGAATTCCGAAAGGCCTTCGCTAAAGCCAAGAACATAGCAATCATCACCGGAGCAGGAGTGAGTGCAGAGAGTGGCGTGCCAACTTTCAGGGGAGAACATGAGAAGTGGAGGAAGTGGCATTCCCAG GACCTTGCTTCTCCAGAGGCCTTCTCTCGCAACCCGTCTCGGGTCTGGGAGTTTTATCACTACAGGAGAGAGCTTGTGTTGGACAAGAAGCCCAGCGCCGTCCATTTGGCCATTGCAGAGTGCGAAGCTCGTCTGAAGAAGCAGGGGCGCTCAGTGGTAGTCATCACCCAGTGCCAAGATGATTTGCACCGACAGGCTGGGTCAAAACATGTGCTCAAGGTTCACG GCAGTCTGCTGGAGACACGCTGTATGAGTTGCGGACAAGTGACTGTGAACAAGCAAAGCCCCATATGTGCTACTTTAAAGAGCAAAGG agcaCCTGGCGCAAATGTTCCTGATGCACAGATTCCTGTGGATAAACTGCCAAG ATGTGAGGAGAGAGACTGCCACGGTCTTCTGAGGCCCAATGTCGTCTTCTTTGGGGAGACTTTGGACTCTCACATTCTGACTAATGTGGAAAAGGAAATTGAAATCTGTGACCTCTGTCTGGTG GTGGGGACGTCATCCATTGTTTACCCAGCAGCCATGTTTGGTCCCCGGGTTGCATCCAGAGGTGTTCCAGTTGCAGAATTTAATATGAATACAAcaccaaaaactgaatatttcat GTACCATTTCCAGGGTCCATGTGGAACCACGCTGCCTCCGGCTCTGGCACCACATGAGTCAGAGGAATTGTAA